The Daucus carota subsp. sativus chromosome 2, DH1 v3.0, whole genome shotgun sequence genome includes a window with the following:
- the LOC108207678 gene encoding uncharacterized protein LOC108207678: MGRHIDALLGRNTFKTSKLKPVVSLAISRLAIFKKQRQARSNIARSDVVELLNLGHHERAFLRVEQVIKEQNMLKVFVMIEGYCHILKDRVGLIGKQRVCPDELEEAILSLIYAATKCGEFPELQKIRAMLTSWFGNEFAACAFELSNSSNLKIVQMLSTRQASLAEKLKVLKDIASENGISLENEEISFIMKQEKLAVKRKSNQSKVERLEKSGMSKINDMSLILPEDTEKVSNLSDSMNGRLYRDVADAAQEAFMSAAYAAVAAKAAVELFRAESLDPENRFSPDFQSEQVFSAPDSMNSTQQISSESSLDSDKNISKYPTSCPDIDGNSQT; encoded by the exons ATGGGAAGGCATATTGATGCTTTGCTTGGAAGGAACAccttcaaaacttcaaaactgaAACCCGTTGTTAGCCTCGCCATCTCTCGTCTCGCCATCTTTAAGAAGCAGCGTCAGGCTCGTAGTAACATTGCACGGTCTGATGTTGTTGAGCTCCTCAACCTCGGTCATCATGAGCGTGCTTTCCTTAGA GTTGAACAAGTGATCAAGGAGCAGAACATGTTGAAAGTGTTTGTTATGATAGAAGGCTATTGTCACATTCTAAAAGACAGGGTCGGCCTTATTGGCAAACAAAG GGTATGTCCTGATGAGCTGGAAGAGGCGATATTGAGCTTAATATATGCTGCTACAAAATGTGGTGAATTTCCGGAGCTTCAAAAGATCCGTGCAATGCTCACATCTTGGTTCGGTAATGAATTTGCAGCTTGTGCTTTTGAGTTGAGCAATAGCAGTAATCTTAAG ATTGTGCAAATGCTGTCAACTAGACAAGCAAGCTTGGCTGAAAAATTAAAGGTGCTCAAAGATATTGCTTCGGAGAACGGCATTAGTCTAGAGAACGAGGAAATATCATTTATAATGAAGCAG GAGAAATTGGCTGTGAAGCGAAAGTCAAATCAATCTAAGGTAGAGCGACTAGAGAAATCAGGAATGTCTAAGATTAACGATATGTCCTTGATTTTGCCTGAAGATACTGAAAAAGTGTCAAATCTGTCTGATTCAATGAATGGAAGGTTGTACAGGGACGTAGCAGACGCAGCACAAGAAGCATTCATGTCTGCAGCATATGCAGCAGTAGCTGCGAAAGCAGCTGTGGAACTCTTTCGCGCTGAATCACTTGATCCTGAGAATAGATTTAGTCCAGATTTTCAGTCGGAACAGGTTTTCAGTGCCCCTGACTCGATGAATTCTACCCAACAGATTAGTTCTGAGTCTTCCTTAGATTCAGATAAGAACATTTCAAAATATCCTACAAGTTGTCCTGATATAGATGGTAACAGTCAGACATAA